A single Tenacibaculum sp. Bg11-29 DNA region contains:
- the dnaK gene encoding molecular chaperone DnaK, whose protein sequence is MSKIIGIDLGTTNSCVSVMEGNEPVVIPNSEGKRTTPSIVAFVEGGERKVGDPAKRQAVTNPTKTVYSIKRFMGNKFSDSSKEAGRVPYSVVKGDNDTPRVDIDGRLYTPQEISAMVLQKMKKTAEDYLGQDVTEAVITVPAYFNDAQRQATKEAGEIAGLKVRRIINEPTAAALAYGLDKSHDDKKIVVFDFGGGTHDVSILELGDGVFEVLATDGDTHLGGDDVDERIINWLAEEFQAEEAMDLRKDPMSLQRLKEAAEKAKIELSSTTSSEINLPYITATASGPKHLVRTLTRAKFEALIDDLIKRTIEPCATALKNADLTIDEIDEIVLVGGSTRIPAIQEAVENFFKKSPSKGVNPDEVVSLGAAIQGGVLSGDVKDVLLLDVTPLSLGIETMGNVFTKLIDANTTIPTKKSQVFSTAVDNQPSVDIHVLQGERAMAADNNTIGRFQLTDIPPAQRGVPQIEVTFDIDANGIIKVSASDKATGKTQDIKIEASSGLSEEEIEKMKAEAEANADSDAKAKETAEKINEADSMIFQTEKQLKEFGEKLSDDKKAPIEAALVELKAAHESGDVSSIDGALTTINEAWKAASEEMYADKGAGAQQAAQPEANNAQEDNVEDVDFEEVK, encoded by the coding sequence ATGAGTAAAATTATAGGAATTGATTTAGGAACCACAAATTCATGTGTTTCTGTAATGGAAGGAAATGAACCAGTTGTTATTCCTAATTCTGAAGGAAAAAGAACTACACCATCTATCGTAGCATTCGTAGAAGGAGGAGAGCGTAAAGTTGGTGATCCAGCAAAACGTCAAGCAGTTACTAATCCAACAAAAACAGTTTATTCTATTAAACGTTTTATGGGGAACAAGTTTTCTGATTCTTCAAAAGAAGCAGGAAGAGTACCTTATAGTGTTGTAAAAGGAGATAATGATACTCCACGTGTAGATATTGATGGTCGTTTATATACACCACAAGAAATTTCTGCAATGGTATTACAGAAAATGAAGAAAACAGCTGAAGACTATTTAGGTCAAGATGTAACGGAAGCTGTAATTACTGTACCTGCATATTTTAACGATGCACAACGTCAAGCTACAAAAGAAGCTGGTGAAATAGCAGGTTTAAAAGTACGTCGTATTATTAACGAACCAACTGCAGCTGCATTAGCTTATGGTTTAGATAAATCTCACGATGATAAAAAAATAGTTGTTTTCGATTTTGGTGGTGGAACACATGATGTTTCTATCTTAGAATTAGGAGACGGTGTATTTGAAGTATTAGCTACTGATGGTGATACTCACTTAGGTGGAGATGATGTTGATGAAAGAATTATTAACTGGTTAGCTGAAGAATTTCAAGCTGAAGAAGCTATGGATTTACGTAAAGATCCAATGTCTTTACAACGTTTAAAAGAAGCTGCTGAAAAAGCTAAGATTGAATTATCTAGCACAACTTCATCAGAAATTAACTTACCATATATTACTGCTACTGCTTCAGGACCAAAGCACTTAGTTAGAACATTAACAAGAGCTAAGTTTGAAGCTTTAATTGATGATTTAATTAAAAGAACTATTGAGCCTTGTGCTACTGCTTTAAAAAATGCTGATTTAACGATTGATGAAATCGATGAAATTGTATTAGTAGGTGGTTCAACTCGTATCCCTGCAATTCAGGAGGCTGTTGAGAATTTCTTTAAAAAATCACCAAGTAAAGGAGTAAATCCTGATGAAGTAGTTTCTTTAGGAGCTGCAATTCAAGGTGGAGTTTTAAGTGGAGATGTAAAAGACGTATTATTATTAGATGTTACGCCTTTATCTTTAGGAATTGAAACTATGGGTAACGTATTTACAAAGTTAATTGATGCAAATACTACTATTCCAACAAAAAAATCTCAGGTATTTTCTACAGCTGTAGATAATCAACCATCTGTAGATATTCACGTATTACAAGGTGAAAGAGCAATGGCAGCAGATAACAATACAATTGGACGTTTCCAATTAACAGATATTCCACCAGCACAAAGAGGAGTTCCTCAAATTGAAGTAACTTTTGATATTGATGCAAACGGAATTATCAAAGTATCTGCATCTGATAAAGCTACAGGTAAAACTCAAGATATTAAAATCGAAGCTTCTTCAGGTTTATCAGAAGAAGAAATCGAAAAAATGAAAGCTGAAGCTGAAGCAAATGCTGATTCTGATGCAAAAGCAAAAGAAACTGCTGAAAAAATCAATGAAGCTGATTCTATGATTTTTCAAACAGAGAAGCAATTAAAAGAATTTGGAGAGAAATTATCTGATGATAAAAAAGCGCCAATCGAAGCTGCTTTAGTTGAATTAAAAGCTGCTCATGAATCTGGAGATGTTTCTAGTATTGATGGTGCTTTAACTACTATTAACGAGGCATGGAAAGCTGCTTCTGAAGAGATGTATGCAGATAAAGGTGCAGGAGCTCAACAAGCTGCTCAGCCAGAAGCAAACAATGCTCAAGAAGATAATGTTGAAGATGTAGACTTCGAAGAAGTGAAGTAA